A region from the Nodularia sp. LEGE 06071 genome encodes:
- the sigC gene encoding RNA polymerase sigma factor SigC produces the protein MPATSFYADAASNTKKSRQALDEELIIDDGELSADDIQELEVAAVDPANFAANTNRRSTDLVRLYLQEIGRVRLLGRDEEVSEAQKVQRYLRMRTVLADAAKQGDEVIAPFLKLVQVQERLTSELGHRPSLERWATTAGIELPDLKPTLANGKRRWAEIAKLTVEELEQVQSQGLHAKEHMIKANLRLVVSVAKKYQNRGLELLDLVQEGTLGLERAVEKFDPTKGYRFSTYAYWWIRQGITRAIATSSRTIRLPVHITEKLNKIKKAQRKIAQEKGRTPTLEDLAIELEMTPAAVREVLLRVPRSVSLETKVGKDKDTELGELLETDCVTPEEMLMRESLQKDLHSLLADLTSRERDVILMRFGLSDGHPYSLAEIGRALDLSRERVRQIESKALQKLRQPKRRNLIRDYLESLS, from the coding sequence ATGCCAGCAACATCTTTTTACGCAGATGCGGCCTCCAATACCAAAAAGTCCCGCCAGGCTTTGGATGAAGAACTCATCATTGATGATGGTGAGTTATCGGCAGATGATATCCAAGAGTTGGAAGTAGCTGCTGTTGATCCTGCTAACTTTGCTGCGAACACTAACCGTCGTAGTACAGACTTAGTACGTCTATATCTTCAGGAAATTGGGCGAGTTCGGCTTTTAGGGCGCGATGAAGAAGTTTCCGAAGCACAAAAAGTCCAACGTTACTTACGGATGCGGACTGTACTTGCTGATGCGGCAAAGCAAGGCGATGAAGTCATTGCACCATTTCTCAAGTTAGTTCAAGTTCAGGAGCGTCTGACATCTGAACTGGGACATCGCCCTTCTTTGGAAAGGTGGGCTACCACTGCTGGGATAGAGTTGCCGGATCTCAAACCCACTTTAGCAAATGGCAAGCGTCGTTGGGCGGAAATTGCCAAGTTAACTGTGGAAGAACTGGAACAAGTGCAGTCCCAGGGACTTCACGCCAAAGAACACATGATCAAGGCGAATCTGCGCTTGGTTGTTTCGGTGGCGAAAAAGTATCAAAATCGCGGTTTGGAATTATTAGATTTAGTTCAAGAAGGAACTTTAGGCTTAGAACGAGCCGTTGAAAAATTTGACCCGACGAAGGGATATCGCTTTAGTACTTACGCTTATTGGTGGATTCGTCAAGGAATTACGCGAGCGATCGCTACTTCTAGTCGGACAATTCGCTTACCTGTTCATATTACAGAAAAGCTGAATAAAATTAAAAAAGCTCAACGCAAAATTGCTCAAGAAAAAGGTCGCACTCCTACCTTAGAAGATTTAGCAATTGAGTTAGAAATGACACCAGCCGCAGTGCGCGAAGTGTTGCTCAGAGTCCCGCGTTCTGTTTCTCTGGAAACAAAAGTAGGTAAAGATAAAGACACCGAACTAGGTGAATTACTAGAAACCGACTGTGTAACCCCAGAAGAAATGTTAATGCGAGAATCTTTACAAAAAGACTTGCATAGTCTGTTGGCAGATTTAACTAGCCGTGAGCGTGATGTGATTCTCATGCGCTTTGGTTTGTCCGATGGTCATCCTTACTCCTTAGCCGAAATTGGCCGCGCTCTTGATTTGTCCAGAGAACGAGTCCGCCAAATCGAATCCAAAGCTTTACAAAAGCTCCGCCAACCAAAACGGCGCAACCTGATCCGTGATTATTTGGAATCTCTAAGTTAG
- a CDS encoding Fur family transcriptional regulator, with product MTVYTSTSLKAELNDRGWRLTPQRETILHIFQELPQGEHLSAEDLYHRLESDGEGISLSTIYRTLKLMARMGILRELELGEGHKHYEINQPYPHHHHHLICVKCNATIEFKNDSILKIGSKTAQKEGFHLLDCQMTIHAVCPKCQRALMPL from the coding sequence ATGACTGTTTACACATCTACTTCACTCAAGGCAGAACTGAATGATCGAGGCTGGCGTTTAACTCCCCAGCGCGAAACAATTCTACACATTTTTCAAGAACTTCCGCAAGGTGAACATCTGAGTGCAGAGGATCTTTATCATCGTTTAGAAAGTGATGGGGAAGGCATCAGTCTTTCCACTATCTATCGGACTTTGAAATTGATGGCACGCATGGGGATTTTGCGGGAATTAGAACTGGGAGAAGGACACAAGCATTACGAAATCAACCAGCCCTACCCCCATCATCACCACCATTTAATTTGTGTAAAATGCAACGCGACTATTGAGTTTAAAAACGACTCGATTTTAAAAATAGGTTCAAAAACTGCTCAAAAGGAAGGGTTTCACCTGCTGGACTGTCAAATGACAATCCACGCAGTATGTCCTAAATGTCAACGGGCGCTCATGCCTTTGTAA
- a CDS encoding peptidoglycan-binding protein, which yields MDNLAYLYLADAYENSASSELVSLSALLNKASAPDWKRLSSRAWKHMLPLALALSILSSVSSVLALERGDQGPSVRSLQEQLQQAGFYQAPITQVYDFATEDAVRRFQQAYGLAVDGIVGVTTRQQLETWPTQQPSYQAPIPSTNNPQLPQLSTASTPFSTISNSNPQPPRPNTAISAATVNTVKTQTTSRNSNLLQLGDEGQQVKVLQEQLRVAGFYSSQATGIFGPITEIAVKQFQQAYKLDVDGIVGPATISKLPTVGVGGTETPPRQRVNPDNLITGHRGEAVRLLQEHLIQAGYLKGIPDGYFGPQTAEAVSQFQAANYLAASGIAGPTTRAKLYSLINTAPQSEFSILEIQRRLQDKGFYQGRLNGLMADDTKRAIKQAQEFYGISLSDIRSGRF from the coding sequence ATGGACAACCTTGCGTATTTGTATTTAGCCGATGCCTATGAGAACAGCGCATCCAGCGAATTAGTATCCCTGAGTGCTTTATTAAACAAAGCATCTGCACCTGACTGGAAACGCCTTTCTAGTAGAGCATGGAAGCATATGTTACCCCTAGCTCTAGCCTTGTCTATTCTCAGTTCTGTCAGCAGCGTTTTGGCACTAGAACGAGGCGATCAAGGCCCTTCTGTCAGGAGTCTCCAAGAACAGTTGCAACAAGCAGGCTTTTATCAAGCTCCCATCACACAAGTCTATGATTTCGCCACAGAAGATGCTGTCCGGCGTTTTCAACAAGCTTATGGTTTAGCAGTTGATGGCATTGTCGGAGTCACCACAAGACAACAATTAGAAACTTGGCCTACACAACAACCGAGTTATCAAGCGCCCATACCAAGTACTAATAATCCACAATTACCCCAACTCAGTACTGCCAGTACACCATTTTCCACAATCAGTAATAGCAATCCACAACCTCCAAGACCCAACACTGCCATCTCAGCTGCAACAGTTAATACTGTCAAAACTCAAACTACAAGCCGTAATTCCAACCTGCTACAGTTAGGTGATGAAGGCCAACAAGTGAAGGTTTTACAAGAACAGTTACGGGTAGCGGGTTTCTATTCCAGTCAAGCCACAGGGATATTTGGACCGATTACAGAAATAGCCGTCAAACAATTTCAACAAGCTTATAAATTAGATGTTGATGGCATTGTCGGCCCAGCAACAATCAGCAAATTGCCAACCGTGGGTGTGGGTGGAACAGAAACTCCTCCCAGACAGAGAGTTAATCCAGACAATCTCATTACAGGACATCGCGGTGAAGCAGTCAGACTTCTTCAAGAACATTTGATCCAAGCAGGATATCTCAAAGGAATACCAGATGGATACTTTGGTCCCCAGACTGCGGAGGCGGTAAGTCAGTTTCAAGCAGCTAATTACTTAGCCGCTAGTGGTATCGCCGGCCCCACCACAAGAGCTAAACTATATAGCTTAATTAATACCGCTCCCCAGAGTGAATTTAGTATCTTGGAAATTCAAAGGCGACTACAAGACAAAGGTTTCTATCAAGGCCGTCTCAACGGTTTGATGGCAGATGATACCAAAAGAGCCATTAAGCAAGCCCAAGAATTTTATGGCATCAGTCTCAGTGATATCAGAAGCGGACGCTTTTAG
- the cobN gene encoding cobaltochelatase subunit CobN, whose amino-acid sequence MHRISATPGGWNQSEGLVFLEQTPAPFVFITAADTDIQTLAAAVPKLPETFPAIRVASLLQLQQQISIDSYGEEVLESAQVIILRLLGGRSYWAYGLEVVQEIVQRQGITLIVMPGDDGLDPELISQSTLPLSAVNQVLQYFREGGVENIVNALQFISDTCLHTSFQPLPPQGIPRVGLYKRQGGRVQGAGGKTLSLCKNVSGSSSSLPKVGILFYRAHYLSGNTKVIDALCTALVKRNLQPLPVFVSSLRDPDVQAELSEFFQPKDTDQIGVLLNTTSFSLARLETEAPQIDLWQKLNVPVFQVILSGGGVEQWESQLQGLSPRDMAMNVALPEVDGRIITRAVSFKTVLSRNPDLETDVMVYEPVSDRIEFVVELAANWVKLRSKPPQERRIALILANYPNRNGRLANGVGLDTPASCVEIIKALQGAGYVVENPPIHGDELIQRLTTGVTNDPEGRELRPVQQSLSGADYQAYFATLPTTVQQEITQRWGAASENSEPPTSSSSPLPPAPCTPASSSSPLPPAPCTPASSFPVSGMQLGNIFVGIQPSRGYDLDPSLNYHAPDLVPTHAYLAFYHWVRESFHADAVVHVGKHGNLEWLPGKSVALSSSCYPEVAFGALPHLYPFIVNDPGEGSQAKRRAQAVILDHLTPPMTRAELYGALQQLENLVDEYYEAESLDPTRLPLIRDHIRELVIQENLHKDLGIANETDILKFESVILNFIGGYLCELKEAQIRDGLHIFGQCPQGRQLRDLIVAIARIPNRYSIGLTRAIAADWGLDFDPLTTDFKTQLSANDQQVLATKAQDSCRTVGDAVEILEAHAAQLVEQLPTPHSPLPTPHSPLPPTLNWINSKLLPALQQTDAEITNLLHGLDGKYIPSAPSGAPTRGRPEVLPTGRNFYSVDIRAIPTETAWDIGRKAAENLIECYTQENGEYPKTLGLSLWGTATMRTGGDDIAEALALLGVRPVWDGAARRVVDFEILPLSILGRPRVDVTLRISGFFRDAFPNLIDLFEQAVSAVAALNETSEYNPLAAQVNQDTDYWIQQGLTPEAAGLRSQYRVFGSQPGAYGAGLQGLMASQNWTDDQDLARAYINWSCYAYTSASSPDAKGELVGISAPEAFEQRLAQMQIVLHNQDNREHDILDSDDYYQFQGGLTAAVRSLQGKNPQTYFGDNSNPDQPRVRQLKAEIARVYRSRVVNPKWIEGMMRHGYKGAFEMAATVDYLFAYDATAQCVEDHMYEGITQAYLLDPVVCEFIQDKNPWAMRDIAEKLLEAHQRSLWQDVSIQTLENLRNLVHQAEATIEEK is encoded by the coding sequence ATGCATCGTATCAGTGCTACACCAGGCGGATGGAATCAGTCAGAAGGTTTAGTTTTTTTAGAACAAACACCAGCTCCTTTTGTATTTATTACTGCTGCTGATACTGACATTCAAACCCTAGCAGCAGCCGTCCCTAAATTACCTGAAACATTTCCAGCCATCCGAGTTGCTAGTTTGTTGCAGCTGCAACAACAAATAAGTATAGATTCCTATGGCGAGGAAGTTTTAGAATCTGCCCAAGTAATTATTTTGCGCCTGTTAGGAGGACGTTCCTATTGGGCTTATGGTTTGGAAGTAGTTCAGGAAATTGTACAACGTCAGGGTATCACCCTTATTGTAATGCCTGGGGACGATGGTCTTGATCCGGAATTAATTTCCCAATCTACTTTGCCTTTGAGTGCTGTTAATCAAGTATTACAGTATTTCAGGGAAGGAGGGGTGGAAAACATTGTTAACGCTCTGCAATTTATCTCAGATACTTGTCTTCATACTTCGTTTCAACCCTTACCACCACAAGGGATTCCGCGTGTCGGCTTGTATAAGAGGCAGGGGGGCAGGGTGCAGGGTGCAGGGGGGAAAACTTTGAGCTTATGCAAAAATGTTTCTGGCTCCTCTTCCTCATTGCCTAAAGTTGGGATTCTTTTTTACCGCGCTCATTATCTATCTGGGAATACGAAGGTAATTGATGCTTTGTGTACAGCTTTAGTAAAGCGCAATTTGCAACCTTTACCAGTGTTTGTTTCTTCATTGCGTGACCCTGATGTTCAAGCAGAATTGAGTGAGTTTTTCCAGCCGAAAGATACAGATCAAATTGGAGTATTGCTGAATACTACAAGTTTTTCTCTGGCGCGTTTGGAAACAGAAGCACCGCAAATCGATTTGTGGCAAAAATTAAATGTGCCGGTGTTCCAAGTTATCCTCAGTGGCGGTGGTGTGGAACAGTGGGAGTCACAATTACAAGGGCTTTCTCCCCGTGATATGGCGATGAATGTGGCGCTACCAGAGGTAGATGGACGGATTATTACTCGCGCTGTGTCTTTTAAGACGGTACTCTCGCGAAATCCTGACTTAGAAACAGATGTGATGGTTTATGAACCGGTGAGCGATCGCATTGAGTTTGTAGTTGAACTAGCAGCCAATTGGGTAAAACTCCGCTCTAAGCCTCCCCAGGAGCGCCGTATTGCCCTGATTTTGGCAAATTACCCGAATCGCAATGGCAGGTTAGCGAATGGCGTAGGATTGGACACGCCAGCCAGTTGTGTGGAAATAATTAAAGCTTTACAGGGCGCTGGCTATGTGGTGGAAAATCCCCCCATTCACGGAGATGAATTAATCCAACGTCTCACCACTGGCGTAACTAATGATCCTGAAGGTCGAGAATTGCGACCTGTGCAGCAAAGTCTTTCTGGTGCAGATTATCAAGCGTATTTTGCCACTTTACCGACAACTGTACAGCAAGAAATTACCCAAAGATGGGGAGCCGCATCTGAAAACTCAGAACCCCCCACCTCTTCCTCCTCTCCCCTGCCCCCTGCCCCCTGCACCCCTGCCTCTTCCTCCTCCCCCCTGCCCCCTGCCCCCTGCACCCCTGCCTCTTCCTTCCCCGTTTCTGGAATGCAACTCGGTAACATTTTTGTGGGGATTCAGCCATCACGGGGTTATGATCTTGACCCTAGTTTGAATTATCATGCACCGGATTTAGTGCCGACTCACGCTTATTTGGCTTTTTATCATTGGGTGCGGGAAAGTTTTCATGCTGATGCGGTGGTTCATGTGGGGAAACATGGAAATCTAGAATGGCTACCGGGTAAAAGTGTGGCTTTATCTAGTAGTTGTTATCCCGAAGTGGCTTTTGGCGCACTTCCCCACCTTTATCCGTTTATTGTCAATGACCCTGGTGAGGGTTCACAAGCCAAGCGTCGCGCCCAAGCGGTGATTTTAGACCATCTCACTCCTCCGATGACGCGGGCTGAACTTTATGGGGCTTTGCAACAGTTAGAAAATTTAGTTGATGAATATTACGAAGCGGAAAGTTTAGATCCGACGCGTTTACCATTAATTCGCGATCACATCCGGGAATTAGTCATCCAAGAAAATCTTCACAAAGATTTAGGGATCGCCAATGAAACCGATATTTTAAAGTTTGAATCTGTAATTTTGAATTTCATCGGTGGCTATCTTTGCGAACTAAAAGAAGCCCAAATTCGCGACGGATTACACATTTTTGGCCAATGTCCCCAAGGACGACAACTGCGAGATTTAATCGTGGCGATCGCTCGCATCCCCAACCGTTACTCTATAGGTCTTACCCGCGCGATCGCCGCAGATTGGGGTTTAGATTTCGATCCCCTGACAACAGACTTCAAAACTCAATTATCCGCAAATGACCAACAGGTTTTAGCCACCAAAGCTCAAGACTCCTGTCGGACTGTGGGTGATGCAGTAGAAATCTTGGAAGCACACGCAGCCCAATTAGTAGAACAACTCCCCACTCCCCACTCCCCACTCCCCACTCCCCACTCCCCACTCCCCCCCACTCTCAACTGGATAAACAGCAAACTCCTCCCCGCCTTACAACAAACAGACGCAGAAATTACCAACTTACTCCACGGACTTGATGGTAAGTACATCCCCAGCGCCCCTTCTGGCGCACCCACACGCGGCCGCCCGGAAGTCCTCCCCACTGGGAGAAACTTTTATTCAGTGGATATTCGCGCCATCCCCACAGAAACCGCTTGGGATATCGGCAGAAAAGCCGCGGAAAACCTGATTGAATGCTACACCCAAGAAAACGGTGAGTATCCCAAAACATTGGGGTTATCGTTGTGGGGAACTGCAACTATGCGAACTGGTGGAGATGACATCGCCGAAGCCTTGGCTTTACTCGGTGTACGTCCGGTTTGGGATGGTGCAGCCCGGCGAGTCGTAGACTTTGAAATTCTACCCCTGAGCATTTTGGGTCGTCCCCGTGTCGATGTCACCTTACGTATTTCGGGATTTTTTAGAGACGCTTTCCCCAATTTAATTGATTTATTTGAGCAAGCTGTATCAGCAGTAGCAGCACTGAACGAAACCTCAGAGTATAATCCCTTGGCAGCCCAAGTTAACCAAGATACCGATTATTGGATACAACAAGGTTTGACTCCAGAAGCAGCCGGATTGCGATCGCAATACCGGGTTTTTGGTTCTCAACCAGGTGCTTATGGTGCCGGACTTCAAGGCTTAATGGCATCGCAAAATTGGACAGATGATCAGGATTTAGCTCGTGCTTATATTAATTGGAGTTGCTACGCTTACACCAGTGCAAGTTCCCCCGATGCAAAAGGCGAATTAGTGGGAATTTCTGCCCCAGAAGCCTTTGAGCAACGCTTGGCACAAATGCAAATTGTCCTACATAACCAAGATAATCGCGAACACGACATCCTCGATTCTGATGATTATTACCAGTTTCAGGGTGGATTAACAGCAGCCGTGCGGTCACTTCAAGGAAAAAATCCGCAAACCTATTTTGGTGACAATTCCAATCCAGATCAACCACGTGTTCGCCAACTCAAAGCAGAAATTGCACGGGTATATCGTTCTCGTGTAGTTAACCCCAAATGGATCGAAGGCATGATGCGCCACGGCTACAAAGGTGCATTTGAAATGGCCGCCACAGTCGATTATCTATTTGCCTACGATGCTACAGCCCAATGTGTGGAAGACCATATGTATGAGGGCATAACACAGGCGTATTTATTAGATCCCGTCGTCTGTGAATTTATCCAAGATAAAAATCCTTGGGCAATGCGTGATATTGCTGAAAAATTATTAGAAGCACACCAGCGTAGTTTATGGCAGGATGTAAGTATACAGACATTAGAAAATTTACGAAATCTAGTACATCAAGCTGAAGCGACCATCGAAGAAAAATAA
- a CDS encoding GAF domain-containing sensor histidine kinase: protein MLSSPDLSFSRNLPLVVFNQLGELLQQMAQVVGTAALLITEAVLARIDTPLEWQHQRFTLVISEQFSALLLGTQEPGKPESYTAFNTSLTFNSEAIALFVSQVRDLFTADSYTHQHLERYRQALKPNDTQIQTKFTLLLLEYFLPQPSQEITEALVDSSQPVEDTCKKQTFSEQLLNQVTNQVRQSLDLPVIMATAIALVRKFLELDRLVVYKFDDSRVNSQQLTVNAQNPFSGGWIVHEACSQNIMPSVLSDQEEACFRRNYPGWEKYRQGFTLVVDDVEKTYALEECLLNFCRKSQVRAKLVAPIIFEQKLWGLLIAHQCHTPRQWTESEKNLLTAIAEQLAIAIHQSELIPSLQEATRTLTQENETLEKRVIERTMALREALLAAEAASRLRNQFLATISHELLTPLTYVIGMSSTLLRWPLGELSQRQRDYLQTIHDSGEHLLELINDILDLSQIEAGKTVLNITEFSLTDTAKTSVESLLKKADNEQVNLQLDMQVAPQRDRFTADAGRIQQIIWNLLTNAIKFTPKGGSVTLRIWVEDNTAIFQIEDTGIGISEAQLPLLFEKFQQLDTPYRRRYEGTGLGLALTKQLVELHRGRIEVESTVAIGSIFTVWIPAQL from the coding sequence ATGCTTAGTTCTCCTGATTTGAGTTTTTCGCGCAACTTGCCTTTAGTTGTATTTAATCAGCTTGGGGAATTGTTACAGCAGATGGCTCAAGTAGTAGGAACTGCTGCACTGCTAATCACAGAAGCTGTATTGGCAAGGATTGATACACCACTAGAGTGGCAGCATCAAAGGTTTACGCTGGTGATTTCTGAGCAGTTTAGCGCACTTTTATTAGGCACGCAGGAGCCGGGAAAGCCAGAAAGTTATACAGCATTCAATACTAGTTTGACATTTAATTCCGAGGCGATCGCTTTGTTTGTCTCCCAAGTGAGAGACTTGTTTACAGCTGATTCCTACACTCATCAACATCTGGAACGCTATCGTCAAGCTCTCAAACCGAATGATACCCAGATCCAAACTAAATTTACGCTGTTGTTATTAGAGTATTTTTTGCCACAGCCAAGTCAGGAGATTACAGAAGCTTTAGTTGATTCCTCTCAGCCGGTGGAAGATACCTGTAAAAAACAGACTTTCTCAGAGCAACTTTTAAATCAGGTCACGAATCAGGTTCGCCAAAGCTTAGACTTGCCAGTAATTATGGCTACAGCAATTGCTTTGGTGCGAAAGTTTCTGGAACTAGACAGATTAGTAGTATATAAATTTGACGATTCCAGAGTCAATAGTCAACAGTTAACGGTTAACGCTCAAAACCCATTCTCTGGGGGTTGGATCGTCCATGAAGCCTGTTCTCAAAATATTATGCCGTCGGTGTTGTCTGATCAAGAAGAAGCTTGTTTTAGGCGAAATTATCCCGGTTGGGAAAAATATCGGCAAGGATTTACTTTAGTTGTTGATGATGTGGAAAAAACTTATGCGCTGGAAGAATGTTTATTAAATTTTTGCAGAAAAAGCCAAGTTAGGGCGAAACTGGTAGCACCAATTATATTTGAACAAAAGCTGTGGGGGTTACTGATTGCTCATCAATGTCACACTCCCCGACAATGGACTGAGAGTGAGAAAAATTTACTAACTGCGATCGCGGAACAATTAGCGATCGCCATTCATCAATCTGAGTTAATACCATCTCTGCAAGAGGCTACGCGCACGCTGACGCAAGAAAATGAAACTCTGGAAAAACGCGTAATTGAGCGGACAATGGCGTTACGGGAAGCTTTACTGGCTGCTGAAGCTGCTAGCCGCCTCAGAAATCAATTTCTCGCTACTATCAGCCATGAATTGCTTACGCCTTTAACTTACGTCATCGGGATGTCTTCCACATTGCTACGTTGGCCTTTGGGAGAATTGAGTCAACGCCAACGAGATTATCTGCAAACAATCCACGATAGTGGAGAACATTTATTAGAACTAATTAACGACATCCTCGATTTATCACAAATTGAAGCGGGGAAAACAGTATTAAATATTACAGAATTTTCTTTGACAGATACAGCCAAAACTTCCGTAGAATCACTATTAAAAAAAGCTGACAACGAACAAGTCAATCTGCAACTGGATATGCAAGTCGCTCCCCAGCGCGATCGCTTTACTGCCGACGCAGGGCGAATACAACAAATCATCTGGAATCTGTTAACTAATGCCATTAAGTTTACCCCTAAAGGTGGCAGTGTCACCTTGCGGATTTGGGTAGAAGATAATACCGCTATTTTTCAAATTGAAGACACTGGAATTGGCATTTCCGAAGCACAATTACCACTACTGTTTGAGAAATTTCAGCAACTCGATACACCCTATCGCCGCCGTTACGAAGGTACAGGACTCGGTTTAGCTTTAACCAAACAACTTGTAGAACTGCATCGGGGTCGAATTGAAGTAGAATCGACCGTGGCTATTGGTTCAATTTTCACTGTATGGATACCAGCCCAACTGTGA